A genomic window from Spodoptera frugiperda isolate SF20-4 chromosome 29, AGI-APGP_CSIRO_Sfru_2.0, whole genome shotgun sequence includes:
- the LOC118268669 gene encoding uncharacterized protein LOC118268669: MSLIPDAPIRETTSYFWSCLTLQDDCPFFSSADPNLYYFAITLVSLYTGFLLMILADLKFYWSVDHFQRQIDYYVNLVRKKVRHVQLDQRRLMSTQERTEKQLKRSEECKHMVTGIRGALETDDPQQLNALTAYFVETRPPNRSTWNATRRCPQTDSTDWFA; the protein is encoded by the exons ATGAGTCTTATACCAGATGCTCCTATTCGTGAAACAACATCTTACTTTTGGAGCTGCCTCACTTTACAAGATGATTGTCCATTCTTTTCATCAGCTGATCCAAACTTGTACTACTTTGCGATTACCCTGGTGAGCCTTTACACAGGCTTTTTGCTAATGATTCTTGCTGACTTAAAATTTTACTGGTCCGTGGATCATTTTCAACGACAAATTGATTATTACGTAAATCTGGTGCGAAAAAAAGTGAGGCATGTCCAGTTGGATCAAAGAAGATTGATGTCCACACAAGAGAGAACTGAGAAGCAGTTGAAGAGAAGTGAGGAATGCAAGCATATGGTGACCGGCATCAGAGGAGCTCTGGAGACTGATGATCCGCAACAACTAAACGCTTTAACAGCATATTTCGTTGAGACAAGACCTCCTAACAGGAGCACCTGGAAC gcaACGAGACGATGTCCTCAGACCGATTCAACCGATTGGTTCGCCTAA